The Kitasatospora sp. NBC_00374 genome has a segment encoding these proteins:
- a CDS encoding STAS domain-containing protein, translating to MRITGDQRGLAIEGRLDVRSAADARARLHSAVDGGQGDLVLDLGRLEFWDATGLGVIMGTHRRAGRLGRRLVLRDVPAQLQRLLVATRLHRILAVEGAVPDAYGASLPALGVPNPPLVAPTL from the coding sequence GTGCGTATCACCGGCGACCAACGCGGCCTGGCCATCGAAGGCCGGCTCGACGTGCGCAGCGCCGCCGACGCCCGGGCCCGCCTGCACTCCGCCGTCGACGGCGGGCAGGGCGACCTGGTGCTCGACCTCGGCCGCCTGGAGTTCTGGGACGCCACCGGCCTGGGCGTCATCATGGGCACCCACCGCCGGGCCGGCCGGCTCGGCCGCCGACTGGTGCTGCGCGACGTCCCCGCCCAGCTGCAGCGGCTGCTGGTCGCGACCCGCCTGCACCGCATCCTCGCCGTCGAGGGTGCCGTCCCGGACGCCTACGGCGCCTCCCTCCCCGCGCTCGGCGTGCCCAACCCGCCGCTGGTGGCCCCCACCCTGTAG
- a CDS encoding 3-hydroxyacyl-CoA dehydrogenase family protein, with the protein MSNAATQQIAVIGAGLMGAGIAQVSAQAGHPVVLRDVTDEALQRGLAGIRASYEKFVAKGRLTAEEAEAALGRITVTTDLGAVAEADIVVEAVFEQLEVKEAVFRELDKLAKDGAVLASNTSAIPITRIAAATSRPESVVGVHFFSPVPLMRLVELVRGYKTSDETLATVRAYAEGVGKEVVVVNRDVAGFVTTRLITALVVEAAKLYESGVATAEDIDTACRLGFGHPMGPLQTADLTGVDILLHAAHNIYAETQDEKFAAPEIMARMVTAGDLGRKSGRGFYGYEGK; encoded by the coding sequence ATGAGCAACGCAGCCACCCAGCAGATCGCCGTGATCGGTGCCGGCCTGATGGGCGCCGGTATCGCCCAGGTCTCGGCGCAGGCCGGGCACCCGGTGGTCCTGCGGGACGTCACCGACGAGGCGCTGCAGCGCGGTCTGGCGGGCATCCGGGCCTCGTACGAGAAGTTCGTCGCCAAGGGCAGGCTGACGGCCGAGGAGGCGGAGGCGGCGCTGGGCCGGATCACCGTCACCACTGACCTGGGCGCAGTCGCCGAGGCGGACATCGTGGTGGAGGCGGTGTTCGAGCAGCTGGAGGTCAAGGAGGCGGTCTTCCGCGAGCTCGACAAGCTGGCCAAGGACGGTGCGGTGCTGGCCTCCAACACCTCCGCCATCCCGATCACCCGGATCGCGGCCGCCACCTCGCGTCCGGAGTCCGTGGTCGGCGTGCACTTCTTCTCGCCGGTGCCGCTGATGCGGCTGGTCGAGCTGGTGCGCGGCTACAAGACCAGCGACGAGACGCTGGCCACCGTCCGGGCGTACGCCGAGGGCGTGGGCAAGGAGGTCGTGGTGGTCAACCGGGACGTGGCGGGCTTCGTCACCACCCGCCTGATCACCGCGCTGGTGGTGGAGGCCGCCAAGCTGTACGAGTCGGGCGTCGCCACCGCCGAGGACATCGACACCGCCTGCCGGCTCGGCTTCGGCCACCCGATGGGCCCGCTGCAGACCGCCGACCTGACCGGTGTCGACATCCTGCTGCACGCCGCGCACAACATCTACGCCGAGACCCAGGACGAGAAGTTCGCCGCCCCGGAGATCATGGCCCGGATGGTCACCGCCGGGGACCTCGGCCGCAAGAGCGGCCGCGGCTTCTACGGCTACGAGGGCAAGTAG
- a CDS encoding DUF2550 domain-containing protein: MVLALVVCATVVALGVAGLVAFAVRRRVIQRVGGTFDCSFRLKMPADASTQPDLDENGQPTSAPVPVTDGKGWVFGIGRYSGDSIEWFRVFSYAPRPRRVLPRTQIEVLGRRYPEGQEELALLSGSVVLRCLHNGAPLELAMSDDALTGFLAWLEAAPPGQRVNVA; this comes from the coding sequence ATGGTCCTCGCCCTTGTGGTGTGTGCGACGGTGGTGGCCCTCGGAGTGGCCGGCCTGGTCGCCTTCGCGGTACGCCGCCGGGTGATCCAGCGGGTCGGCGGAACGTTCGACTGCAGCTTCCGGCTGAAAATGCCCGCGGACGCCTCCACACAGCCCGACCTCGATGAGAACGGCCAGCCCACCTCCGCCCCGGTCCCGGTGACCGATGGCAAGGGGTGGGTTTTTGGTATCGGCCGGTACAGCGGCGACTCCATCGAGTGGTTCCGGGTGTTCTCGTACGCCCCCCGCCCGCGCCGGGTGCTGCCCCGCACCCAGATCGAGGTGCTCGGCCGCCGCTACCCGGAGGGGCAGGAGGAGCTCGCCCTGCTCTCCGGTTCCGTCGTCCTGCGCTGCCTGCACAACGGCGCCCCCCTGGAGCTCGCCATGAGCGACGACGCCCTCACCGGCTTCCTCGCCTGGCTGGAGGCCGCCCCGCCCGGGCAGAGGGTCAACGTCGCGTAG
- a CDS encoding LLM class flavin-dependent oxidoreductase gives MRVGAFLLSAQFPGQSHAEALERTLSATTAAERCGLDSVWLAEHHFVPYGVCPDAATLAALLLGRTRRIGVGTAVSVLSTGHPVRLGEQAALLHLTSGGRFTLGVGRGGPWIDLTVFGTGPDAYEQGFPERLDLLLRWLREGRVGAAGPQFQFPEVAVVPRATEPVLPADPGGHEGLAGWLGLDGEPEAALRAFPRQRHEQGPHRRAAGTGPRPAAGPGGPPVVVACTSPGGVRTAAERGLPMLLGMHSGDEDKAQMLAAYRTAWRAAGRGEEQLARVEREHVAAGVVQVDDRAAGARDELLRALPGFFAHGLGAHRTVDDRARSMRDPRAYTELLCDLHPVGTPRQCADRLLATAERTGIRRFALLTEGSGDRAATLHNIARLGAEVLPQLG, from the coding sequence ATCCGGGTCGGCGCCTTCCTGCTCTCGGCGCAGTTCCCCGGCCAGAGCCACGCGGAGGCGCTGGAGCGCACGCTGAGCGCCACCACCGCCGCCGAGCGCTGCGGCCTGGACAGCGTCTGGCTGGCCGAGCACCACTTCGTCCCGTACGGCGTCTGCCCCGACGCGGCCACGCTGGCGGCCCTGCTGCTCGGCCGGACCCGCCGGATCGGCGTCGGCACGGCCGTCAGCGTCCTCTCCACCGGCCACCCGGTCCGGCTCGGTGAGCAGGCCGCGCTGCTGCACCTCACCTCGGGCGGCCGGTTCACCCTCGGGGTGGGCCGCGGCGGGCCCTGGATCGACCTGACGGTCTTCGGCACCGGGCCGGACGCGTACGAGCAGGGTTTCCCGGAGCGGCTGGACCTGCTGCTGCGCTGGCTGCGCGAGGGCCGGGTGGGCGCCGCCGGACCGCAGTTCCAGTTCCCGGAGGTCGCCGTGGTGCCCAGGGCCACCGAGCCGGTGCTGCCGGCCGACCCCGGCGGCCACGAGGGCCTGGCGGGGTGGCTGGGGCTGGACGGCGAGCCGGAGGCCGCGCTGCGCGCCTTCCCCCGTCAGCGCCACGAGCAGGGCCCCCACCGCAGGGCGGCGGGCACCGGCCCCCGGCCGGCCGCCGGACCGGGCGGGCCGCCCGTGGTGGTGGCCTGCACCTCCCCCGGCGGGGTGCGGACGGCGGCCGAGCGCGGCCTGCCGATGCTGCTCGGCATGCACTCCGGCGACGAGGACAAGGCCCAGATGCTGGCCGCGTACCGGACGGCCTGGCGGGCCGCCGGGCGCGGCGAGGAGCAACTCGCCCGGGTCGAACGCGAGCACGTCGCGGCCGGGGTCGTCCAGGTCGACGACCGAGCCGCCGGCGCCCGGGACGAACTGCTGCGCGCACTGCCCGGGTTCTTCGCCCACGGCCTCGGCGCCCACCGGACCGTGGACGACCGGGCACGGTCCATGCGCGACCCCCGCGCCTACACCGAACTGCTCTGCGATCTGCACCCGGTGGGCACGCCCCGGCAGTGCGCCGACCGGCTGCTGGCCACCGCCGAGCGGACCGGCATCCGCCGGTTCGCGCTGCTCACCGAGGGCTCCGGCGACCGGGCCGCCACCCTGCACAACATCGCCCGGCTGGGCGCGGAGGTCCTGCCCCAGCTCGGGTGA
- a CDS encoding response regulator codes for MTVRVLVAEDQAAVRAALVMILRAEPGIEVVAEAADGEQAVRLAAELRPDVVLMDVQMPRLDGVSATRRVVAAGTAQVLVLTTFDLDEYVYGALRAGAAGFLLKDVEAQDLVDGIRAVARGDGMLAPSVTRRLISTFARPERPEHLGAGAAVAGLTPREREVLGCVGVGLSNGEIAARLEMAEATTKTHVSRILGKLGLRSRVQAAILAQDLGIAPPD; via the coding sequence ATGACGGTCCGCGTCCTGGTGGCGGAGGACCAGGCGGCGGTCCGGGCCGCGCTGGTGATGATCCTGCGGGCCGAGCCGGGGATCGAGGTGGTCGCCGAGGCGGCCGACGGCGAGCAGGCCGTCCGGCTGGCCGCCGAACTGCGCCCGGACGTCGTGCTGATGGACGTCCAGATGCCTCGGCTGGACGGGGTCTCGGCGACCCGCCGGGTGGTCGCCGCCGGAACGGCCCAGGTGCTCGTCCTGACCACCTTCGATCTGGACGAGTACGTCTACGGCGCGCTGCGGGCGGGGGCGGCGGGCTTCCTGCTCAAGGACGTCGAGGCGCAGGACCTGGTGGACGGGATCCGCGCGGTGGCGCGCGGCGACGGCATGCTGGCACCGTCCGTCACCAGGCGGCTGATCAGCACCTTCGCCCGACCGGAACGCCCGGAACACCTGGGCGCCGGGGCCGCGGTGGCCGGGCTGACCCCGCGGGAGCGGGAGGTGCTCGGCTGTGTGGGGGTGGGCCTGTCCAACGGGGAGATCGCGGCCCGGCTGGAGATGGCCGAGGCGACCACCAAGACCCACGTCAGCCGGATCCTGGGCAAGCTCGGGCTGCGCAGCCGGGTGCAGGCCGCGATCCTCGCCCAGGATCTGGGGATCGCGCCGCCCGACTGA
- a CDS encoding SCO5389 family protein, which translates to MSLDVSPALLEKAERGEVDEREFVDCVRVSLPYAWELISSLVAQLKVDGTDFADNQVPPPSEQARGQLLRAMASDAIRGALQRHFGVQLAFQNCHRVAVFSPSESSAERHRRFTSVRAQLLNQSAELRDC; encoded by the coding sequence ATGTCGCTCGACGTCTCACCGGCCCTGCTTGAGAAGGCCGAGAGAGGCGAGGTCGACGAGAGGGAGTTCGTCGACTGCGTCCGAGTCTCCCTGCCGTACGCCTGGGAGCTGATCAGCTCGCTGGTCGCCCAGCTCAAGGTCGACGGCACCGACTTCGCCGACAACCAGGTCCCGCCGCCCAGCGAGCAGGCCCGCGGCCAGCTCCTGCGGGCCATGGCCAGCGACGCGATCCGAGGCGCCCTGCAGCGGCACTTCGGCGTGCAGTTGGCGTTCCAGAACTGTCACCGGGTGGCGGTGTTCTCGCCCTCCGAGAGCTCGGCGGAGCGCCACCGGCGCTTCACGTCCGTCCGGGCTCAGCTGCTCAACCAGTCGGCCGAGCTGCGCGACTGCTGA
- the nucS gene encoding endonuclease NucS — protein sequence MRLVIARCSVDYAGRLSAHLPSATRLILVKADGSVSIHADDRAYKPLNWMSPPCTLKVADGLWTVTNKAGEKLLITLEEVMHDSSHELGVDPGLVKDGVEAHLQELLADRMEVLGTGWQLIRREYPTAIGPVDILCRDSDGATVAIEIKRRGEIDGVEQLTRYLELLNRDPLLAPVKGVFAAQEIKPQARVLATDRGIGCVVLDYDELRGIDDDKLKLF from the coding sequence GTGCGTCTCGTAATTGCCCGCTGCTCCGTCGACTATGCCGGACGGCTCTCAGCCCATCTCCCGTCCGCCACCCGCCTGATCCTGGTGAAGGCCGACGGGAGCGTCAGCATTCATGCCGACGACCGCGCCTACAAGCCGCTCAACTGGATGTCGCCACCGTGCACCCTCAAGGTGGCCGACGGCCTCTGGACGGTCACCAACAAGGCCGGCGAGAAGCTCCTCATCACCTTGGAAGAGGTGATGCACGACTCCTCGCACGAGCTCGGTGTCGACCCCGGCCTGGTCAAGGACGGCGTCGAAGCCCACCTCCAGGAGCTGCTCGCCGACCGGATGGAGGTGCTCGGGACAGGCTGGCAGCTGATCCGCCGCGAGTACCCGACCGCCATCGGGCCGGTCGACATCCTCTGCCGCGACTCCGACGGGGCCACCGTCGCCATCGAGATCAAGCGCCGCGGCGAGATCGACGGCGTCGAGCAGCTCACCCGCTACCTGGAGCTGCTCAACCGCGATCCGCTGCTCGCCCCGGTCAAGGGCGTGTTCGCCGCGCAGGAGATCAAGCCGCAGGCCCGGGTGCTGGCCACCGACCGCGGCATCGGCTGCGTGGTGCTCGACTACGACGAGCTGCGCGGCATCGACGACGACAAGCTCAAGCTGTTCTGA
- a CDS encoding F0F1 ATP synthase subunit epsilon, which produces MAELHVELVAADRKVWSGAATIVVARTASGDTGIMPGHTPVLSVLETGPVTIRTTDGGTVIAAVHGGFISFADNKLSILAEVAELADEIDVARAQRALDSAQSELDEHAERRAEVRLVAARGLKAA; this is translated from the coding sequence TTGGCTGAGCTGCACGTCGAGCTGGTCGCAGCCGACCGCAAGGTGTGGTCCGGTGCGGCCACCATCGTTGTCGCCCGTACGGCCTCCGGTGACACCGGCATCATGCCCGGTCACACCCCGGTGCTGAGCGTGCTGGAGACCGGCCCGGTCACCATCCGCACCACCGACGGCGGCACCGTCATCGCGGCTGTGCACGGCGGCTTCATCTCCTTCGCCGACAACAAGCTCTCCATCCTCGCCGAGGTGGCCGAGCTGGCGGACGAGATCGACGTCGCGCGGGCACAGCGCGCGCTGGACAGCGCCCAGAGCGAGCTCGACGAGCACGCCGAGCGCCGGGCCGAGGTCCGCCTGGTGGCGGCCCGCGGCCTCAAGGCCGCCTGA
- a CDS encoding Uma2 family endonuclease: protein MTAMAHEPDLDFGLVPDLDEVLWQAWRSLELPEGYRAEIVEGFIEVSPTGRRGHARIANRLRDAMVLALAGSDFAAYQDVNVLHGRKVLVPDLFVGPAEIDDIPDPDGLGVAATGVLLVVEVVSPGAEARKRDVVRKRRAYARAGIPVYVLVDDHDGPGHVTVLTAPDPEKATYEAEVRMPYGTDVTIPEGPAKGFVIGVAITGEARTA, encoded by the coding sequence ATGACCGCTATGGCGCACGAGCCCGATCTCGACTTCGGCCTGGTTCCGGACCTGGACGAGGTGCTCTGGCAGGCGTGGAGGTCTCTCGAACTCCCCGAGGGCTATCGGGCGGAGATCGTAGAGGGGTTCATCGAGGTGTCACCTACCGGACGGCGCGGTCACGCCCGGATCGCCAACCGCCTTCGCGATGCCATGGTGCTCGCTCTGGCGGGTAGCGACTTCGCGGCGTATCAGGATGTGAACGTTCTTCATGGCCGGAAGGTCCTGGTCCCGGATCTGTTCGTCGGGCCCGCCGAGATCGATGACATCCCGGACCCGGACGGCCTCGGGGTCGCGGCCACCGGAGTGCTTCTGGTGGTCGAGGTGGTCTCGCCGGGGGCCGAGGCGCGCAAGCGTGACGTGGTCCGCAAACGCAGGGCCTACGCCCGGGCCGGCATCCCGGTGTACGTCCTGGTCGACGACCATGACGGCCCCGGCCACGTCACCGTGCTGACCGCGCCCGACCCGGAGAAGGCCACCTACGAGGCCGAGGTCCGGATGCCGTACGGCACGGACGTCACCATCCCCGAGGGCCCCGCCAAGGGCTTTGTGATCGGCGTCGCAATCACCGGTGAGGCCCGCACCGCCTGA
- a CDS encoding ATP-binding protein — MGQPTGDFRQDGLRARTGEVFPGDLMLTVGGADGSEATACPDGWRPEPRRSRAQAQAGPAPGPNLAVGPLALGTGPADLPLLDREADIAELLGQLAEGRSVRLVGQAGSGRSALLAAVADAADGIAPDGVVRLSGHRRSADDLLQDLFAATHHAPGVRPDRRELAERLSEVGAVVVIDDVELDEAELDRLLGAAPDCAFLVSVPPDGPPLQLGSRLRDHLVAGLSRGACLNLVIRLAGRQLDESERSWAVDLWFESEGLPLRFVQAAALLRQRDVAVDALVAAQEDRRSVFGMVKEVDEPADPAVLEGELRRSVPLPTVAESAAPALRLAEGLGEPAREVLRLALALGGECPTAAHLPALIDVGQGEGALQELVDAGLAVSIGGHHRLAAGVLESLAPHWETGEVGYGAAEHFSWWVGHSSVGTEQIAAEAEVILGALLADRTAGRPEAVLRLARAAAPALALSLRWGAWERSLQLGLEAARTLGASGEEAWFHQELGALALCRGTSQRASAELDAAVALRAALGEPRGGAAARRMVELLRATLDVPAGDEDTELAPVGRRPVIRAIAQAPFRFRTAPKTGRDTRRTVLAASAAVLAVGVLGTAIGLSLAGPDPQSGNRTRPGTSVDDPLPSGLDFGSSGSPTPSPSPTPETSESASDTPSAAPSPSASRTSRKPTPGKSGTTTPPVTPTQGATPPTSGPPTPSSSPTPTPTPTSASPTGSSSPPPP, encoded by the coding sequence GTGGGACAGCCAACCGGCGATTTCCGGCAGGACGGGCTGCGGGCCCGTACCGGCGAGGTGTTCCCCGGTGACCTGATGCTGACGGTGGGCGGGGCGGACGGCTCCGAGGCCACCGCCTGCCCGGACGGCTGGCGGCCCGAACCCCGGCGCAGCAGGGCGCAGGCGCAGGCCGGCCCCGCGCCCGGGCCCAACCTCGCGGTCGGCCCGCTGGCGCTCGGCACCGGCCCCGCCGACCTGCCGCTGCTGGACCGTGAGGCCGACATCGCGGAGCTGCTCGGTCAGCTGGCCGAGGGCCGTTCGGTCCGACTGGTCGGCCAGGCCGGCTCGGGCCGCAGCGCCCTGCTGGCAGCCGTCGCGGACGCCGCCGACGGCATCGCCCCCGACGGTGTGGTCCGCCTCAGCGGCCACCGCAGGTCCGCCGACGACCTGCTCCAGGACCTGTTCGCCGCCACCCACCACGCCCCCGGTGTCCGCCCGGACCGCCGGGAGCTGGCCGAGCGGCTGAGCGAGGTCGGCGCCGTCGTGGTGATCGACGACGTCGAACTGGACGAGGCGGAGCTGGACCGGCTGCTCGGCGCCGCACCCGACTGCGCCTTCCTGGTCTCCGTGCCGCCGGACGGCCCGCCGCTCCAGCTCGGCTCCCGGCTGCGCGACCACCTGGTGGCCGGCCTCTCCCGGGGAGCCTGCCTCAATCTGGTGATCCGGCTGGCGGGCCGTCAGTTGGACGAGTCGGAGCGCTCCTGGGCGGTCGACCTGTGGTTCGAGTCCGAGGGGCTGCCGCTGCGCTTCGTCCAGGCCGCGGCGCTGCTGCGCCAGCGGGACGTCGCGGTGGACGCGCTGGTGGCGGCCCAGGAGGACCGCAGGAGCGTCTTCGGCATGGTCAAGGAGGTCGACGAGCCGGCCGATCCGGCCGTGCTGGAGGGCGAGTTGCGGCGCTCCGTCCCGCTGCCGACGGTGGCGGAGAGCGCGGCGCCCGCGCTGCGGCTCGCGGAGGGGCTCGGGGAGCCGGCCCGTGAGGTGCTGCGCCTCGCCCTGGCGCTCGGCGGCGAGTGCCCGACCGCCGCGCACCTGCCGGCCCTGATCGACGTGGGACAGGGCGAGGGCGCCCTGCAGGAACTGGTCGACGCGGGGCTGGCGGTGTCGATCGGCGGACACCACCGCCTGGCGGCCGGCGTGCTGGAGAGCCTGGCCCCGCACTGGGAGACCGGCGAGGTCGGCTACGGCGCGGCCGAGCACTTCTCCTGGTGGGTCGGGCACAGTTCGGTCGGCACCGAGCAGATCGCGGCCGAGGCCGAGGTGATCCTCGGCGCGTTGCTCGCCGACCGGACGGCCGGGCGCCCGGAGGCGGTCCTGCGGCTGGCCAGGGCGGCCGCACCGGCGCTGGCGCTGTCCCTGCGCTGGGGGGCCTGGGAGCGGTCCCTGCAGCTCGGTCTGGAGGCCGCCAGGACACTGGGTGCCAGCGGCGAGGAGGCCTGGTTCCACCAGGAGCTCGGCGCGCTTGCCCTGTGCCGGGGCACCTCCCAGCGGGCCTCGGCCGAACTGGACGCCGCCGTGGCGCTCAGGGCCGCGCTGGGCGAGCCGCGCGGCGGCGCGGCGGCTCGGCGGATGGTCGAGCTGCTGCGGGCCACTCTGGACGTGCCTGCGGGCGACGAGGACACCGAGCTGGCGCCGGTCGGGCGACGGCCGGTGATCCGGGCGATCGCGCAGGCGCCGTTCCGCTTCCGTACGGCGCCCAAGACGGGCCGGGACACCAGGCGGACGGTGCTGGCCGCTTCGGCGGCCGTGCTCGCGGTCGGGGTGCTCGGCACCGCGATCGGGCTCAGTCTGGCCGGCCCGGACCCGCAGAGCGGCAACCGGACCAGGCCCGGCACTTCGGTCGACGACCCCCTGCCGTCCGGTCTGGACTTCGGGTCCAGCGGGAGCCCGACGCCCTCGCCGTCGCCGACCCCGGAGACCTCCGAGAGCGCCTCGGACACTCCGAGCGCGGCACCGTCGCCGAGTGCGTCGCGGACGAGCCGCAAGCCGACCCCGGGCAAGTCCGGGACGACCACACCGCCGGTGACCCCGACCCAGGGTGCGACGCCTCCGACCTCGGGGCCCCCGACGCCGTCGTCGAGCCCCACGCCGACGCCGACCCCGACCTCCGCGTCACCGACCGGCTCGTCGAGCCCGCCGCCCCCGTAG
- a CDS encoding cob(I)yrinic acid a,c-diamide adenosyltransferase yields the protein MVNLTRIYTRTGDDGTTALGDMSRTTKTDPRLVAYADTNEANAAIGVAIAVGALPEDVSAVLTRVQNDLFDVGADLATPVVEDPKYPPLRVLQSYVDRLESDCDHYLEQLEKLRSFILPGGTPGAAYLHLACTVVRRAERATWAAIDLHGESVNPLTAKYLNRLSDLLFILARVANKEQGDVLWVPGENR from the coding sequence ATGGTGAATCTGACGCGTATCTACACCCGCACCGGTGACGACGGCACGACGGCGCTCGGCGACATGAGCCGTACCACCAAGACCGACCCCCGGCTGGTGGCGTACGCGGACACCAACGAGGCCAATGCCGCGATCGGGGTGGCGATCGCCGTCGGTGCGCTGCCCGAGGACGTGTCGGCGGTGCTGACGCGGGTTCAGAACGATCTCTTCGACGTCGGCGCGGACCTGGCGACCCCGGTGGTGGAGGACCCGAAGTACCCGCCGCTGCGGGTCCTGCAGAGCTATGTGGACCGGCTGGAGTCGGACTGCGACCACTATCTGGAGCAGCTGGAGAAGCTGCGCAGCTTCATCCTCCCCGGCGGTACCCCCGGCGCGGCGTACCTGCACCTGGCCTGCACCGTAGTCCGCCGGGCCGAGCGGGCCACCTGGGCGGCGATCGACCTGCACGGGGAGTCCGTCAACCCGCTCACCGCGAAGTACCTGAACCGGCTCTCCGACCTGCTGTTCATCCTGGCGCGGGTGGCCAACAAGGAGCAGGGCGACGTGCTCTGGGTGCCCGGGGAGAACCGCTAG
- a CDS encoding ATP/GTP-binding protein, translated as MSPRRNRTNSAADRDAAPAAPPGGSLRRTESYRGEEWVVQTVAGTAGRFYRCPGCDQEIPPGVGHVVAWPEYGAGVDDRRHWHRACWGARERRGSNIQRGRGAPRY; from the coding sequence GTGTCGCCCCGCCGTAACCGGACCAACAGCGCCGCCGATCGTGACGCCGCGCCGGCCGCCCCGCCGGGTGGCTCGCTGCGCCGTACCGAGAGCTACCGGGGCGAGGAGTGGGTGGTGCAGACCGTGGCCGGGACGGCGGGCCGCTTCTACCGCTGCCCCGGCTGCGACCAGGAGATCCCGCCGGGCGTCGGGCACGTGGTGGCCTGGCCGGAGTACGGCGCGGGCGTGGACGACCGCAGGCACTGGCACCGGGCCTGCTGGGGCGCACGGGAGCGCCGCGGCTCCAACATCCAGCGTGGCCGCGGCGCTCCCAGGTACTGA
- a CDS encoding sensor histidine kinase, which translates to MGTVTLSPRQEDWAIAAAGLLGGVLLIGFGAYDDNEHIPAWAALLPLLAMAALELLRRTRPIVAVCAGGLVFGVNIFAGSVLATVVMYTDLLYAATLYGPARPARILHPAGAAVTLLLSGLTLHYGTVSAALTVLGVGGLVFIAPVWTADLLRRQREQTESARLRAEQTALLAELDRRTAVAAERARMARELHDVIANHLSAIAIHATGAQSLARRQSRAADEPLVEALAVIRHNSVQGLAEMRRMIGLLREERPDRSYAAPRLDAVDALLDQARAAGRGAGLAFEAEQCGERGELSAPVELAAYRIVQESLTNAVKHAAAGTVRLWIGYRPEELEIVAESPYRPGEGLALVGARAGLVGMGERAQLLGGRFEAGPVDGRWRVRAVLPREPGRGEEGT; encoded by the coding sequence ATGGGGACCGTGACACTCTCCCCGCGCCAGGAGGACTGGGCGATCGCCGCGGCCGGCCTGCTCGGCGGCGTCCTGCTGATCGGATTCGGCGCGTACGACGACAACGAGCACATCCCGGCCTGGGCGGCGCTGTTGCCGCTGCTGGCGATGGCCGCGCTGGAGCTGCTGCGCCGGACCCGCCCGATCGTGGCCGTCTGCGCCGGCGGGCTGGTCTTCGGGGTGAACATCTTCGCCGGCTCGGTGCTGGCCACCGTGGTGATGTACACCGACCTGCTCTACGCGGCGACCCTCTACGGCCCGGCCCGGCCGGCGCGGATCCTGCACCCGGCCGGCGCCGCCGTCACGCTGCTGCTCAGCGGCCTCACCCTGCACTACGGGACGGTGTCCGCCGCGCTGACGGTGCTCGGGGTGGGCGGGCTGGTCTTCATCGCCCCGGTGTGGACGGCCGATCTGCTGCGACGCCAGCGGGAGCAGACCGAGAGCGCCCGGTTGCGGGCCGAGCAGACCGCGCTGCTGGCCGAGCTGGACCGCCGGACGGCGGTGGCCGCCGAGCGCGCCCGGATGGCCCGTGAGCTGCACGACGTGATCGCCAACCATCTGTCCGCGATCGCGATCCACGCCACCGGAGCGCAGTCGCTGGCCCGCCGGCAGTCCAGGGCCGCGGACGAGCCGCTGGTCGAGGCGCTCGCGGTGATCCGGCACAACAGCGTCCAGGGTCTGGCCGAGATGCGCCGGATGATCGGCCTGCTGCGGGAGGAGCGTCCCGACCGGTCGTACGCGGCACCCCGGCTGGACGCCGTGGACGCCCTGCTCGACCAGGCCCGCGCGGCCGGCCGGGGCGCCGGACTGGCCTTCGAGGCCGAGCAGTGCGGTGAGCGCGGCGAGCTCTCGGCACCGGTGGAACTGGCCGCGTACCGGATCGTCCAGGAGTCGCTGACCAATGCGGTCAAGCACGCCGCCGCGGGCACCGTCCGGCTGTGGATCGGCTACCGGCCCGAGGAGCTGGAGATCGTCGCGGAGAGCCCGTACCGGCCCGGCGAGGGGCTGGCCCTGGTCGGGGCCCGGGCCGGGCTGGTGGGGATGGGGGAGCGGGCCCAGCTGCTCGGCGGCCGGTTCGAGGCCGGGCCGGTGGACGGCCGGTGGCGGGTCCGGGCGGTGCTGCCGCGCGAGCCCGGGCGGGGGGAGGAGGGGACATGA